In Phragmites australis chromosome 16, lpPhrAust1.1, whole genome shotgun sequence, one DNA window encodes the following:
- the LOC133896380 gene encoding bZIP transcription factor 11-like isoform X1, with amino-acid sequence MNLSAMAMSRGTISSGTSSGSSHGTHSYGSEGDMELQARMELKRKRRMESNRESAKRSRQRKQQHLDNLNSQVDQLRMQKQQLNTALNITTQNYAAAEAQNSVLRTQMKELESWLCELCEIIRYMNANQFPNAATVTNPLTLMSATTDYDAFGLSAWNSGMQMVQQPIDHLLYQ; translated from the exons ATGAATTTGTCGGCGATGGCCATGTCACGTGGGACCATTTCAAGTGGGACCTCGTCTGGCTCGAGCCATGGGACCCATAGCTACGGGTCAGAGGGTGACATGGAGCTCCAGGCCCGGATGGagctgaagaggaagagaaggatGGAGTCAAACCGGGAGTCGGCAAAGCGGTCAAGACAGCGGAAGCAACAGCATCTCGACAACCTTAATTCACAG GTGGACCAGCTGAGGATGCAGAAGCAGCAACTCAACACAGCACTGAACATCACAACTCAGAACTACGCGGCAGCAGAAGCCCAGAATTCAGTGCTGCGCACCCAGATGAAGGAGCTGGAGAGCTGGCTGTGCGAGCTGTGTGAGATCATACGATACATGAATGCAAACCAGTTTCCTAATGCTGCAACAGTCACTAATCCATTAACCCTCATGAGCGCAACTACAGATTACGACGCTTTTGGCCTAAGCGCATGGAACTCAGGGATGCAGATGGTGCAGCAGCCCATAGATCACTTGCTGTACCAGTGA
- the LOC133896380 gene encoding uncharacterized protein LOC133896380 isoform X2: MSPILSEVILSRFMISSTLRRGSHLVLSFSVVFLYWFYVFSVDQLRMQKQQLNTALNITTQNYAAAEAQNSVLRTQMKELESWLCELCEIIRYMNANQFPNAATVTNPLTLMSATTDYDAFGLSAWNSGMQMVQQPIDHLLYQ; encoded by the exons ATGTCACCAATCCTCTCTGAGGTTATCCTCTCCAGATTTATGATCAGCTCGACGCTCCGGCGAGGCTCCCATCTTGTCCTCTCCTTCTCCGTTGTGTTCCTCTACTGGTTCTATGTCTTCTCT GTGGACCAGCTGAGGATGCAGAAGCAGCAACTCAACACAGCACTGAACATCACAACTCAGAACTACGCGGCAGCAGAAGCCCAGAATTCAGTGCTGCGCACCCAGATGAAGGAGCTGGAGAGCTGGCTGTGCGAGCTGTGTGAGATCATACGATACATGAATGCAAACCAGTTTCCTAATGCTGCAACAGTCACTAATCCATTAACCCTCATGAGCGCAACTACAGATTACGACGCTTTTGGCCTAAGCGCATGGAACTCAGGGATGCAGATGGTGCAGCAGCCCATAGATCACTTGCTGTACCAGTGA